TATTGCCGCTGGCAAGCCCGGCCATGACGCTGGAAGAACTGGCCGCTCGGGTCGAGCGTCTGGATGAAGAAAACCAGCAGTTGAAAGCCCGCATTGCCGAGCTGGAAACCAGACAGTCGGAACCCAATGAGCCTGCTCAGCAGTCAATTGCAACTGCCCGGCAGCAAAGCCGCCCCGAGCTACCCAGCGTCAAACTCGATCACCAACATGCCTATACCATGCTGGATCAGACCACACTGATCAATCGCAAGCAGGAGTACATTCTGCGTAGCAGGCAGTCGGGCGCTCTGGCCGACAACACGGTGTATCTGAGCGGTGCCATCAACGCCATTGCAAACTATCAAAAGAGCAACACCGAGAGTAAGTTCGGTTATCTGATGCGTCACCCGACCGCTAACAACCAGCGCACGGACAAGGTCTCGGAAGCCATCATTCATTCTGCGCAACTGGCCCTGACCGCATCTCTGGGCGACTGGACCAACGCGTACATGGAGTTCCTCTACGACCCGCACCAGAGTTTTGGTACCGGCACAACGACCGACCTGAACCGCAACCAGGTTCAACTGCGCCATGGCTACCTGCTGTTCGGCAACCTGGATCACTCGCCGTTCTATTTTTCACTCGGTAAAATGACTACCCCCTTCGGCCTGACCGATACACTCAATCCATTTACCTCATCGACAGTCTGGCACGCCTTTGGCGGCCTGGCGTATGGGGCCAATATCGGCTGGATGCATGAAGGCTGGAATCTGGACATCATGGCCATTCAGGGTGGCGCCCAGTTCCGTGCTGCCAATATGCCGGTGGACGACAGCAATGTGCCCAGCAAACTGAACAATTTCGCCGTTGATCTCAACTATACGCTGGACCTGTCTGCCGACAGCCACCTGCTGCTGGGCGCGTCCTATATCAAGGGCAGCCCGTACTGCCAGGATTTCCCGGTAGTGCATTTCAACCCGTGCTCGGACCGCAACGCAGCCTGGGATGCTTATGCGCAATGGAATCACCGCAATTGGACCGTTCAGGCAGAGTACGCATCGACGCTGGACGAGTGGCCCGGAACCTTCAACCCCAGCCTGCCGCAATACTCCGCCGCCAAGGTCAGCAGCTGGAACCTGGGTACCCGCACAGAGCAGCGTGTATTCGGCCAACCGGTGAATTTTTCGCTTGATTTCAGTCGTTTCAAATCCGGCCCCAGTGGCTCGCCCTGGGAAAAACAGGACCAATGGGTGCTGGGCATGTCAACCTATCTGACCCCCAGCACCAAGATGTTTACCGAGCTCGTTCGGGCCGAAGGCTATGTCCCGCTCAACTTTGTCAGCGGCGGCAATATGCAACCGGGTGAAACGCACAGTGACACCCATGCCGACAGTTCGATTTTTGTCCTGGGGGCCAACGTCGCCTTCTGATTGCCAAAACCGGCTGTGACTCCTGAGGCGGTTCGACAGATGTCGCAGGAGTCCGGCGCGCCCTATCGATGACTGTCTGATTCAGGCAGAGTAGGTGTCTTCGCCTGGGTCTGAATGGACATACGCCATGAAGTCACTGCCTTTACTGATTTTCGCCAAGGCGCCAGTTCCGGCTACCGTGAAAACCCGGCTGATCCCGGCACTGGGCGCAGACGGGGCCTGCACCCTGTATCGACGACTTCTGCGCCATACCCTGCAGCAGACCGCCCACTGGACAGGTCCGCGCGTGCTCTATTGCGCTCCTGACAGCAGCCATCCCGAGTTTCGGGCACTTGCCAGCGAATTCGATCTGCAACTGTGCAACCAGCACGGTGACGACCTGGGCATGCGCATGTTCAACGCCCTGTCTGACCACCCCGAAGGTGCCCTGTTGATCGGCACTGACTGCCCTGATCTTGATTGCAGCCATCTGCAACAGGCAGCCGAGGCGCTGGCCCGTCACCACAGTGTCTTTCTGCCCAGCGAAGATGGCGGCTATGTACTGGTCGGCCAGCAATCCGCGCATCCGGCACCCTTTGCGGACATGCGCTGGAGCCAGCCAGACGTCATGTCGCAAAGCCGACAGCGCCTGCATGCGGCCGGTCTGAATTGTTGGCTTGGCCCGACCCTGTGGGATCTGGATGAACCCGAAGACCTGTCGCGTTTGCAGCTGGATGACCAAGGCGAGTCATGAGTCGTCAATAATTGCCCACCCCTTCCATCACACTTGCTTATGCAAAGCTATTCCATCCATGGGACATAGTTCATCTATTGTCTCAGTGACTATATGGTCGCTATCAATGTCGAGCCCGGTAACGGCCTGTCGACCTACCATCACTCACTGATTGATAAAAGGACGCCCCATGTTCGAACTCAGCCCCCGCGTCAAGGAACTGAAGCAACAGATCCAGGCCTTTATGGATGAACACATCTACCCCAACGAAAAAGTGTTCTACGAGCAGGTCAAACAGAACAAATGGGGCCATCCGCCGATTCTGGAAGAGCTGAAAGCCAAAGCCAAAAGCCAGGGTCTGTGGAACCTGTTTCTGCCCCACTCCGAGCGTGGCGCCGGTCTGAACAACGAAGAGTACGCCCACCTGTGCGAACTCATGGGCCGGGTATCCTTTGCCGGTGAAGTGTTCAACTGCAACGCGCCCGATACCGGCAATATGGAAACCATCGAGCGCTACGGCAACGACGAGCAGAAAGAGCGCTGGCTCAAGCCGCTGCTGGCCGGTGAAATCCGCTCCTGCTTCTCCATGACCGAGCCCGATGTCGCCTCATCCGACGCCACCAACATCGAGTGCGAAATTCGCCGTGAAGGCGACGAGTACGTCATCAACGGTACCAAGTGGTGGTCCTCCGGGGCGATGAACGAACACTGCAAGATTGCCATCGTCATGGGCAAGACCAACCCGGATGCGCCCAAGCACCTGCAACAGAGCATGATCCTGGTACCGCTGGACACCCCCGGTGTGAAAATCGTCCGTGATCTGCATGTCTTCGGTTATGACCATGCGCCGCACGGCCATGCCGAAATCGAGTACACCAATGTGCGGGTACCCGCTTCGAACATGCTGCTCGGCGAAGGCCGCGGCTTTGAAATTGCCCAGGGTCGCCTCGGGCCAGGCCGTATTCACCATTGCATGCGTGCCATCGGTCAGGCCGAACGCGCACTGGAAGCCATGTGCCGCCGTGCCGCTGATCGGGTTGCCTTCGGCAAGCCCATGTACCGCCTCGGCAGCGTACCGGAAATGATCGCCAAATCGCGTTGCGAAATCGATCAGGCCCGCCTGCTGACCCTGCACGCAGCACGCAGCATGGACCTGCACGGCAACAAGGTTGCCCGCCAACAGATCGCCATGATCAAGGCTGTGGCTCCGACCATGCTGTGCAACGTGATCGATCGTGCCATCCAGATCCACGGTGCCAAGGGTGTCTGTCAGGACAGCTTCCTCGCCTCCGCCTATGCCAAGGCGCGCACCCTGCGTCTGGCCGACGGTCCGGATGAAGTACACCTGAACACCATCGCCAAGCTGGAAATGGGGCAGTACCTCTAAAACAGCCGCATGCGACAAGCTTCTAGCTGCAAGCGGGTTTCACCTGGCTTGCAGCTTGTCGCTTGTAACGTGCAGCTCAAGCGCAGCGAGGTTTTTTTATGAGCAAGCTGTTTGATCTGACCGACAAGGTCGCCATCATCACCGGCTCGACCAAAGGCATCGGCAAAGCCATTGCCGAGGAATATGCCAAAGCCGGGGCCAAGGTGGTTATCTCCAGCCGCAAGGCGGACATGTGCGAACAGGTCGCCAGTGAACTCCAGGCGCAAGGCTTTGATGCCCTGCCGGTTGCCTGTCACGTGGGTGACAAGGCGCAACTGCAGAATCTGGTCGACAAGACCCTGGAAGCCTATGGCCAGATTGATATTCTGGTCTGCAACGCCGCTACCAACCCGGTCTATGGCCCGACGCACAACGTCAGTGATGAGGCCTTTGACAAGATCATGGGCACCAACGTCAAGGGCACCTTCTGGCTGTGCAATATGGCCATCCCGCATATGGTCAAGCAAGGTGGTGGCAGCATTGTACTGCTGTCCAGCATTGCCGGCCTGCGCGCCAGCGCCAACATCGGGGTCTATGGCATGTCCAAGGCCGCCGAAGCCGGACTGGCACGCAACCTGTCGCTGGAATGGGGCCCGCAGAATATCCGCGTCAACAGCATCGCACCGGGGCTGATTCGTACCGATTTTGCCCAGGCATTGCTGGATGACCCTGCTCGCCTGCAACGCGTGGAAGAAAAGCTGCCGCTGCGCCGTGTCGGCGAGCCGGTTGATATCGCAGGGGTGGCGCTGTTCCTCGCTTCGGCAGCCGGTGCCTATGTCACCGGGCAAACCATCGTTGCTGATGGTGGCGATACCATCACCTGATGATAACGATGGATTCAGCAAGCTGTTGTTCACGCCAGACACCTGTCTGGCGTGTTATTTTCTAACCATAAGATTGTTTCCAGTCATCCAATAATTAACTACGGGATCTTCAAGATGAGCGAAGCCACCCTGATTGACGTCTTGCCTGCGCACCGCTTCGACGAGGCCAAACTGGCCAGCTATCTCAAGGGCAAACTGCCGGATGTCGACAAAGGTATTCATATCACCCAGTTCCAGGGTGGCCAGTCCAACCCCACCTTCCTGCTGGAAATCGGCGAAAAACGCTATGTTCTGCGCAAGAAGCCACCGGGCAAACTGCTGCCCTCGGCACATATGGTCGAGCGCGAGTTTCAGGTGATCAACGCCCTCGGCGACACCGGCGTTCCGGTCCCCAAGGCGCAATTGCTGTGTGAAGACCCCGAGGTGATCGGCACCAATTTCTACATCATGGATCACGTAGAAGGCCGCGTGTATTCGCAGCCGTTGCTGCCCGATGTCAGCCCCGAACAGCGCATGCCGATTCATCAGTCCATGATCCAGACCATGGCCAGGCTGCACAACGTCGACTGGAAAGCCGCCGGGCTGGAAGGTTATGGCAAGCCGGATGGCTATGTCGCTCGTCAGATCAAGCGCTGGAGCGGCCAGTTTGAAGCCAGCCGCACCGGGGACATGCCGTCGATGGACGCGCTGATGGCCTGGCTGCCCGAGAACGCCCCTCAGGATGACCACACCACCATTGCCCACGGCGACTTCCGTATCGGCAACCTGATCCTGCATCCCGAACAGCCGGAAGTGGTCGCCATTCTCGACTGGGAACTGGCCACCCTCGGCCATCCGCTGTCGGATCTGGCTTACTGCTGCCTGCCCTACCATCAGCCATCCAGTGTTGAAGGCATGCGCGGTATGCAGGGGCTGGATCTGAAAGCCTTGAATGTGCCGGAAGAGCAGCAGGTGCTCGACTGGTACTGCGAATACACCGGACGCAGCGACATTCCCGACTGGAACTTCTTCCTCGCCTTCTCCCTGTTCCGCCTGGCGGCCATTGTGCAAGGGGTTTACCACCGCGCCCTGCAAGGCAACGCCAGTAACGCCGATGCGCTGGACGTCGGCAAGCGTGCCAGCCTGCTGGCCGATATTGGCTGGGACATCGCCCAACGCTAACCTGTAGCAGGTGTCCGATAGCATCGGACACCTGTCTGACATTCCGCCGGAAACGAGCAAACCATGAGCAAACCGATCAAACGCGTCCTGTTGACCAATGACGACGGCTGGCGTGGCCCCAGTCTCAAGGTGATGGAAGAGATCGCCGAGCAGATTGCCGAAGAAGTCTGGGTGGTGTCGCCCGACCTGGACCAGAGCGGCGTCTCCATGTCGATCTCGCTGCATCAGCCGCTGCGTGTGCATCATTTCGACGAGCGTCGCTTCAGTGTCAGTGGCACACCGAGTGATTGCGTGCTGCTCGGCGTCAGCGAGCTGATGCCGGAAGCCCCTGACCTGATTCTCTCCGGGGTCAACAATGGCGCCAATATCAGTGACTCTGTCGCCTATTCCGGCACCATCGGTGGCGCCCTCACCGGCACCTTGCTGAATATTCCCTCGATTGCCCTGTCCCAGGCCTATCACAAGGGCCTGCCGGTGCATTGGGAAACCGCCCGTGAGTATGGCGCCGGCGTGATCCGTGAGCTGCTGAAAAAGGGCTGGCCGGCTGACTGTGCAATGAATATCAACTTCCCCGCGCGACCGCCGGAAAAAGTCACCGGTGTTGCTGTTTGCCGCGCCCGCGCCGGCAGCATCGGTGGCATCAATATCGAAAGCCGTCGCGATACCCGCGACGTGCCTTACTACTGGCTCGGCTTCCAGCGCCAAACCGAAAAGGTCACCGGCCTGGATACCGACGTGGGTGCCCTGCGTGCCGGACGTATCAGCATTTCACCGCTGCGTTTCGAGCGTGATATTGCCAGTTGGCAGATCGACAGTCAGACCCTGGCGAAAAACCTCGGCATTGCCGACCCCGAGTCAGATGATGGCCACACTGACGAAGTAAGCATTGATCACTGACACGCCTTTCAAGGAGCCTGTATGCAACGTTTCGAGAACAAGATTGCCCTGATTACCGGGGCAGGCAGCGGTATCGGCCGCGCCACGGCCAAACGCCTGGCCGCCGAAGGTGCCCGCCTGATGCTGGTCGACCTGAATGAAGAAGGTCTGGCGCAAACGGTCGCTGACCTGCCCGCCGGCAGTGAAGCCCTGACCCGCGCCATGAACGTTGCCGAAGAGGCGGCAGTGGAGCAATGTGTCGCCGATACCATCGCCCACTACGGTCAGTTGGATGTGCTGTGCAACAACGCCGGGGTAGCCGGTGGCGATTACAGTACCGCGCAGGAACAGAGTCTGGACATCTGGCAGAAGATTATCAGCGTCAACCTGTATGGCGTCATGCTGTTCACCAAATACGCTTCGCGGCAGATGGAAAAACAGGGCCAGGGCGCCATCGTCAATACCGCCTCGGTTGCCGGTATTCGTTCCGGTGCCGGCGGCAACGCCTACAGCGCCTCCAAGGCCGGGGTGATCAACTTCACCATGACCAGCGCCTGTGATCTTGGCGGCCTGGGGATTCGCGTCAATGCCGTGTGCCCGGGGCTGGTAGAGACCGGCATGACCAAGCCGGTGTTCGACTACGCCCGCTCCAACAACAAGGAACAGAAGCTCGGCGCCCGCTGCGAACTGCGTCGCTATGGACGCCCTGATGAAATTGCCGGGGCCATCGCCTTCCTTGCCAGTGATGATGCAAGCTATGTCACCGGTCAGGCCCTGGCGGTAGATGGGGGCAATACCGCTTCGCTGAATTTACCGGGCATGAAGGTATAACTGCAACCGACTCTGCCCGCCGGGGCCCTGGAGGCCCGGCGGGCAGCCGGCTTGTCACTCGCAGCACAAGCCAGCTGACTCAGATGGCGGCCGCCAGGCGCGCACCCTGATCAATCGCCCGCTTGGCATCCAGCTCGGCGGCAACATCCGCACCACCAATCAAGTGCACCGGCTTGCCCAGTGACTCGATACCGGCCTGCAATTCGCGCAGTGACTCCTGCCCGGCACAGACGATAATGGTATCCACCGGCAATACCTGAGGCTCGCCATCGGCAACGCGGACGTGCAGGCCCTGATCGTCAATTTTTTCATAGCTGACGCTGTTGAGCATTTTCACCTGCTTGTTTTTCAGGCCGGTACGGTGAATCCAGCCCGTGGTCTTGCCCAGGCCACTGCCGACCTTGGTGTCCTTGCGCTGCAGCAGGAAGACGTCGCGTGCCGGCGGATGCGGGTGCGCTTGCACGCCCTTGATACCACCACGGGCTTCGATGGCCGGATCAATCCCCCACTCTTTCCAGAACAGCTCATTGTTCTGGCTCGGGCTTTCACCGGCGTGGGTAATGAACTCGGACACGTCAAAACCAATACCGCCGGCACCGATCACGGCCACCTTGTCGCCCACCGGCTTGCGCTCGAGAATCGCATCCAGGTAGCTGATGACCTTGGCATGCTCGATACCCGGAATCTCCGGCGTGCGCGGCACAATACCGGTGGCCAGAATTACTTCGTCAAAGTCTTTCAGGTCTTCTGCGGTTACCCGCTTGCCCAGCGCCAGCTGCACGCCGTGCTTGCTGATCATCTTGCTGAAATAGCGCAGGGTTTCGTAGAACTCTTCCTTGCCCGGAATGCGCTTGGCGATATTGAACTGACCGCCAATCTCGTCGGCTGCATCGAACAGGGTCACGCTGTGCCCGCGCTCGGCGGCAATGGTTGCCGCAGCCAGACCGGCCGGCCCGGCACCTACGACAGCCAGCTTCTTCACCTGGGTGGTGGGGATATAGTTCAGCTCGGTCTCGTGACAGGCACGTGGATTGACCAGGCAGCTGGTCAGCTTGCCGCCAAAGGTATGATCCAGACAGGCCTGGTTGCAGCCAATACAGGTATTGATCTCATCGGCGCGGCCTTCCGCGGCCTTGAGCACAAATTCAGGATCCGCCAGGAAGGGACGCGCCATGGAGATCATGTCGGCATCCCCATCGGCCAGCACCTGATCCGCCACTTCCGGGGTATTGATGCGGTTGGTGGTGACCAGGGGAATCGATACTTCGCCCTTGAGCTTGGCCGTTACCTTGGTAAAGGCGCCACGCGGCACCTTGGTGGCAATGGTCGGGATACGCGCTTCGTGCCAGCCAATCCCGGTATTGATGATGGTCGCGCCGGCCTTTTCGATGGCCTTGGCCAGCATGACGACTTCATCCCAGGTGCTGCCATCTTCGATCAGGTCGAGCATCGACAGGCGATAGATAATGATGAAATTGGCACCCACGCCTTCGCGCACCCGGCGCACGATCTCGACCGGCAGGCGCATGCGGTTTTCATAGCTGCCGCCCCAGCGGTCGGTGCGCTTGTTGACGTGACTGACCAGGAACTGGTTGATGAAATAGCCTTCCGATCCCATGATCTCGACGCCATCGTAGCCAGCCTGCTGAGCCAGCTTGGCGCAATTGACGAAATCATTGATCTGCTTCTCGATACCCGCCTCATCCAGCTCTTTGGGGGTAAAGGGATTGATCGGCGCGCGCACTGCACTGGCAGAGACCAGATCCGGGGTATAGGCATAGCGCCCGGCGTGCAGAATCTGCATGCAGATCTTGCCGCCCGCCTCATGCACGGCCTTGGTGACCAGGGTGTGATGCTCGGCTTCTTCCGGTGTGGTCAGCTTGGCTGCGCCCTTGCCAACGCTACCCTCTTCATTCGGGCCGATGCCGCCGGTCACGATCAGGCCTACGCCGCCCTTGGCGCGTTCTGCAAAATAGGCGGCCATGCGCTCAAACCCGTGGGGGCGCTCTTCCAGGCCCGTGTGCATGGAGCCCATCAGGGAACGGTTGCGCAGGGTGGTAAAGCCCAGGTCAAGCGGGGCCAACAAGTGAGGATAACGGGCTTGCACGTTCATCGGTCTCTCCGGTGTCATCAGGCGTCAAATGCCGGCCTTGTTGTGGCCGATCGAGTCAGTGCTGAGACAATAGGCCGACTGCGGCACGTGAACAATCACCCTGAATAACATTTTTATAACTTCAGCTAACAATGCAGTAGACTTGCGTTACCAATAATGTCGAGGGGTGTGCCATGAAGCTGGGGGATCTGTCGGTAGGCTATCTGATCAGCCTGCGCCTGGCGCTGGAAGACAGCGGGCAGGACCCGTGGCCGCTGTTTCAGCGCTATCGCATTACCCCGGATATGCTTGCCGAGCCACAGGCCAGAATCAGTATTCCGCGCTTTATGCGCCTGGGCAATGCAGCCATTCGCCTGACCGGTAACCCGGCGCTGGGTTTGCGCATGGGGCAACTCAGCCAGCCCAGCCATCTGGGCCTGGCCGGTATGGCCGCGCAATGCGCGCCCACGCTGCGGCAGGCCCTGGAAACACTGACGCGGTTCGAGCGCCTGTCGAGCCAGAACTACCGCGGGCACTCTACCTTTGCGGCACCGGCGCACCGCTTCTATTCAATCAGCCCCTATAACGCCTTCAACTTTTTTGTGGTCGATTCGGCGCTGTCTTCACGCGCTCACCTGGCCTGGCAATTGACTGGGGCGCAGGCGCGTCTGCGGGAAGTCCACGTCGAGTTTGCTCCGCCGCCCTATGCTGACGACTACGAAGCCTTGTTCGGCTGCCCTGTGCATTTTGAGCAGGCAGAGAATCAACTGATCTGGGACAGCGCCAGCCTGGAGTTGCCGCTGGTGCAAAGTGCGGCCACCACTCATGCCCACCTGATTCAGCTCTGTGAACAGCAGCTGGCCGAGCAGATGCGTCATCGCCGCTTGCGGGAAAAGGTCGAAGAACTGATTTCTGCCCGCCTGCACCGCACGCTACCCACGCTTGAGCAAGTCGCGGCACAACTCGGCACGGCCCCCTGGACCTTGCGTCGGCGCTTGCTGCAGGAAGACCAGATCCGCTTTCAGGATATTATCGATCAGACCCGGCGGGATCTGGCAGTGAGTTACATACGTGATACCGAGCTGGCACTGGGTGAAATCGCCTTTCTGCTCGGCTTCTCATCCCCTGCCGCCTTTCAGCGTGCCTTCCGCCGCTGGACGGGGCAGCCACCGGGGCAGTTTCGGCGCAGTGAACTGCGGGCCGATCCATGAGCAATTGGCAGGCATAAAAAAACGCCGAAGGATTCACATCTCTTCGGCGTCATCAACATCATCCCCATCACGGGATCGCTGCTCGAGCAGCTCTTCTACATAGTCATTCATCGGTCATCTCCTGTCTGACTGGTGCACTGAACCTCCGTGGTTCACAGCCTGTTTAACATACTGCTGATGACAGTCAGATGACCGTAAGGCGCTATAGTTCCCCCATGTTAGCCATGCCACAGCTGAGAGTGCCAACCCCCTGCCATGCTGCGGCCCCCCGGCCAACCTGTCGCAGCAGCGGTCCCACGGGAAAAGTCCGCTGTGCCTTCCGACAGGGTTTTCTCTGGCGCCTCAGGCGGCGCTCTTCTCTACCTTGCGCTGTTTTTCATACAGGAAGCGCAAGACTGCCTGGCGATACCGGTTGTAGGTCGGGTCATCGGCCAGGGCAATGCGGTCACGCGGACGCGGCAGGTCGATATCCAGCACTTCGCCGATAGTGGCTGCCGGTCCGTTGGTCATCATCACGATGCGGTCTGACAGCAGCACGGCTTCGTCCACATCATGGGTGATCATCATCACGGTATTTTTCAGCTCGTTCTGGATACGCATGACCTCATCCTGCAGGTGAGCACGGGTCAAGGCATCCAGCGCGCCAAAGGGCTCATCCAGCAACAGCACCTTGGGCTGCATGGACAGCGCGCGGGCAATGCCGACACGCTGCTTCATGCCACCGGAAATTTCATCCGGACGCTGGTGCAGTGCATGGGTCATGTTGACCAGATTGAGGTTGTAACGCACCCACTCATCCCGCTCGGCCTTGCCCATGCTGCTGCCAAAGACCTTGTTGACGGCAATGGCGACATTCTCGTACACCGTGAGCCAGGGCAGCAGTGAATGGTTCTGGAACACCATGCTGCGCTCCGGGCCAGGGCCTTTGACTTCCTTGCCATCCAGAATCACTACGCCGTCACTGGCATCCAGCAGACCGGCGACGATGTTCAGTACGGTCGATTTGCCGCAACCGGAGTGGCCAATAATCGAGATGTATTCGCCGCGCTCGATCTTCAGATTGATGTCACGCAGTACATCATTGCTGGTTTTACCGGTGTTGAAACGCTTGTTGACCTGTTCAATGGTCAGATAGCTGTTACTCATGATAATTCTCCTCAGGCGCCAGAGGTGCCACGGGTAACCAGTCGACCGATCAGGGCGACCAGACGGTCAAGGGCGAAGCCGACGATGCCGACATAGATCAGGGCCAGTACGATGTCGCTGATCAGCGACGCGTTCCAGGCATCCCAGATAAAGAAGCCGATACCAACGCCACCTACCAGCATCTCGGCGGCAACAATCGCCAACCAGGACAGGCCGATACCAATGCGCAGGCCCGAGAAAATATAGGGCGCAGCCGCTGGCAGCATGATCTTGGCGAAGTACTCGGCACCGTTCAGGCGCAGTACCCGGGCAACATTGCGGTAGTCCTCAGGGATATTGCGCACCCCCACCGAGGTATTGATGATGACCGGCCAGATCGCGGTAATGAAAATCACGAATATGGCTGACGGGTTGCTGTCCTGAAAACCAGCCAGTGACAGCGGCAACCAGGCCAGCGGTGGCACGGTACGCAGGACCTGAAACAGCGGGTCCAGTCCGCGCATGGCCCAGGTCGATTGCCCGACCAGCACACCCAGGGCAACACCGACAATCGCCGCCAGGGTATAACCGTAGGCTACCCGCTCCAGGCTGGCGAGAATCTGCCAGGCCATGCCCACATCGTTACCGCCGTGGTTATAGAAGGGATTGACGATCAGTTCCCAGGTATCCGAGACCACCTGGCTGGGCGCCGGCAATGAACTGTCCGGAGCGGCGCAGAGCATCTCCCAGAGCAGCAAACAACCAGCAATCACCAGCACTGGCGGTAACGCCCGGTGCAACAGGAACTGACTGACATTG
This sequence is a window from Halopseudomonas salegens. Protein-coding genes within it:
- a CDS encoding LbtU family siderophore porin, translated to MHYGKQLATVAGFGLLALLPLASPAMTLEELAARVERLDEENQQLKARIAELETRQSEPNEPAQQSIATARQQSRPELPSVKLDHQHAYTMLDQTTLINRKQEYILRSRQSGALADNTVYLSGAINAIANYQKSNTESKFGYLMRHPTANNQRTDKVSEAIIHSAQLALTASLGDWTNAYMEFLYDPHQSFGTGTTTDLNRNQVQLRHGYLLFGNLDHSPFYFSLGKMTTPFGLTDTLNPFTSSTVWHAFGGLAYGANIGWMHEGWNLDIMAIQGGAQFRAANMPVDDSNVPSKLNNFAVDLNYTLDLSADSHLLLGASYIKGSPYCQDFPVVHFNPCSDRNAAWDAYAQWNHRNWTVQAEYASTLDEWPGTFNPSLPQYSAAKVSSWNLGTRTEQRVFGQPVNFSLDFSRFKSGPSGSPWEKQDQWVLGMSTYLTPSTKMFTELVRAEGYVPLNFVSGGNMQPGETHSDTHADSSIFVLGANVAF
- a CDS encoding TIGR04282 family arsenosugar biosynthesis glycosyltransferase: MKSLPLLIFAKAPVPATVKTRLIPALGADGACTLYRRLLRHTLQQTAHWTGPRVLYCAPDSSHPEFRALASEFDLQLCNQHGDDLGMRMFNALSDHPEGALLIGTDCPDLDCSHLQQAAEALARHHSVFLPSEDGGYVLVGQQSAHPAPFADMRWSQPDVMSQSRQRLHAAGLNCWLGPTLWDLDEPEDLSRLQLDDQGES
- a CDS encoding acyl-CoA dehydrogenase family protein; translation: MFELSPRVKELKQQIQAFMDEHIYPNEKVFYEQVKQNKWGHPPILEELKAKAKSQGLWNLFLPHSERGAGLNNEEYAHLCELMGRVSFAGEVFNCNAPDTGNMETIERYGNDEQKERWLKPLLAGEIRSCFSMTEPDVASSDATNIECEIRREGDEYVINGTKWWSSGAMNEHCKIAIVMGKTNPDAPKHLQQSMILVPLDTPGVKIVRDLHVFGYDHAPHGHAEIEYTNVRVPASNMLLGEGRGFEIAQGRLGPGRIHHCMRAIGQAERALEAMCRRAADRVAFGKPMYRLGSVPEMIAKSRCEIDQARLLTLHAARSMDLHGNKVARQQIAMIKAVAPTMLCNVIDRAIQIHGAKGVCQDSFLASAYAKARTLRLADGPDEVHLNTIAKLEMGQYL
- a CDS encoding SDR family NAD(P)-dependent oxidoreductase, whose amino-acid sequence is MSKLFDLTDKVAIITGSTKGIGKAIAEEYAKAGAKVVISSRKADMCEQVASELQAQGFDALPVACHVGDKAQLQNLVDKTLEAYGQIDILVCNAATNPVYGPTHNVSDEAFDKIMGTNVKGTFWLCNMAIPHMVKQGGGSIVLLSSIAGLRASANIGVYGMSKAAEAGLARNLSLEWGPQNIRVNSIAPGLIRTDFAQALLDDPARLQRVEEKLPLRRVGEPVDIAGVALFLASAAGAYVTGQTIVADGGDTIT
- a CDS encoding phosphotransferase → MSEATLIDVLPAHRFDEAKLASYLKGKLPDVDKGIHITQFQGGQSNPTFLLEIGEKRYVLRKKPPGKLLPSAHMVEREFQVINALGDTGVPVPKAQLLCEDPEVIGTNFYIMDHVEGRVYSQPLLPDVSPEQRMPIHQSMIQTMARLHNVDWKAAGLEGYGKPDGYVARQIKRWSGQFEASRTGDMPSMDALMAWLPENAPQDDHTTIAHGDFRIGNLILHPEQPEVVAILDWELATLGHPLSDLAYCCLPYHQPSSVEGMRGMQGLDLKALNVPEEQQVLDWYCEYTGRSDIPDWNFFLAFSLFRLAAIVQGVYHRALQGNASNADALDVGKRASLLADIGWDIAQR
- the surE gene encoding 5'/3'-nucleotidase SurE, coding for MSKPIKRVLLTNDDGWRGPSLKVMEEIAEQIAEEVWVVSPDLDQSGVSMSISLHQPLRVHHFDERRFSVSGTPSDCVLLGVSELMPEAPDLILSGVNNGANISDSVAYSGTIGGALTGTLLNIPSIALSQAYHKGLPVHWETAREYGAGVIRELLKKGWPADCAMNINFPARPPEKVTGVAVCRARAGSIGGINIESRRDTRDVPYYWLGFQRQTEKVTGLDTDVGALRAGRISISPLRFERDIASWQIDSQTLAKNLGIADPESDDGHTDEVSIDH
- a CDS encoding SDR family NAD(P)-dependent oxidoreductase; the protein is MQRFENKIALITGAGSGIGRATAKRLAAEGARLMLVDLNEEGLAQTVADLPAGSEALTRAMNVAEEAAVEQCVADTIAHYGQLDVLCNNAGVAGGDYSTAQEQSLDIWQKIISVNLYGVMLFTKYASRQMEKQGQGAIVNTASVAGIRSGAGGNAYSASKAGVINFTMTSACDLGGLGIRVNAVCPGLVETGMTKPVFDYARSNNKEQKLGARCELRRYGRPDEIAGAIAFLASDDASYVTGQALAVDGGNTASLNLPGMKV
- a CDS encoding NADPH-dependent 2,4-dienoyl-CoA reductase — translated: MNVQARYPHLLAPLDLGFTTLRNRSLMGSMHTGLEERPHGFERMAAYFAERAKGGVGLIVTGGIGPNEEGSVGKGAAKLTTPEEAEHHTLVTKAVHEAGGKICMQILHAGRYAYTPDLVSASAVRAPINPFTPKELDEAGIEKQINDFVNCAKLAQQAGYDGVEIMGSEGYFINQFLVSHVNKRTDRWGGSYENRMRLPVEIVRRVREGVGANFIIIYRLSMLDLIEDGSTWDEVVMLAKAIEKAGATIINTGIGWHEARIPTIATKVPRGAFTKVTAKLKGEVSIPLVTTNRINTPEVADQVLADGDADMISMARPFLADPEFVLKAAEGRADEINTCIGCNQACLDHTFGGKLTSCLVNPRACHETELNYIPTTQVKKLAVVGAGPAGLAAATIAAERGHSVTLFDAADEIGGQFNIAKRIPGKEEFYETLRYFSKMISKHGVQLALGKRVTAEDLKDFDEVILATGIVPRTPEIPGIEHAKVISYLDAILERKPVGDKVAVIGAGGIGFDVSEFITHAGESPSQNNELFWKEWGIDPAIEARGGIKGVQAHPHPPARDVFLLQRKDTKVGSGLGKTTGWIHRTGLKNKQVKMLNSVSYEKIDDQGLHVRVADGEPQVLPVDTIIVCAGQESLRELQAGIESLGKPVHLIGGADVAAELDAKRAIDQGARLAAAI